Proteins encoded by one window of Lepisosteus oculatus isolate fLepOcu1 chromosome 18, fLepOcu1.hap2, whole genome shotgun sequence:
- the efemp2a gene encoding EGF-containing fibulin-like extracellular matrix protein 2a, giving the protein MRPLWVVLLTCALHTAISQEPSESDAFTECTDGYQWDAQTLHCKDINECETIPDACKGEMKCFNHYGGYLCLPRSASVIANNEVNAGAGDPSQSPASLPAAGHTPFNPCSLGYEPQGDTCADVDECEQDLHDCQPSQLCINTAGSFTCQCPDGYRKIGTECVDIDECRYRYCQHRCVNSPGSFSCQCEPGFQLAGNNRSCVDVDECDMGAPCQQRCYNTYGTFACRCEQGYELGEDGFACNDIDECSYSSYLCQYRCVNEPGRFSCVCPEGYQLLGTRLCQDINECETGAHQCSESQTCVNIHGGYQCVETNRCQEPYVQVSDNRCVCPVTKPGCRELPFSIVHRYMSITSDRSVPSDIFQIQATSVYPGAYNTFRIRSGDEQGDFYIRQINNISAMLVLARAVTGPREFVLDLEMISVNPLMSYQTSSALRLAVYVGPYAF; this is encoded by the exons ATGAGACCTCTGTGGGTCGTGCTGCTGACTTGTGCTCTGCACACAGCTATTTCACAGGAGCCCTCTGAATCTGACGCCTTCACG GAATGCACTGATGGGTACCAGTGGGATGCCCAGACTCTGCACTGTAAAG atATAAACGAGTGCGAGACGATCCCGGACGCCTGCAAGGGGGAGATGAAGTGTTTTAATCACTATGGAGGCTATCTGTGCCTCCCTCGCTCAGCCTCAGTCATCGCCAACAACGAGGTCAACGCCGGGGCGGGTGATCCCAGCCAATCACCAGCCAGCCTGCCGGCCGCTGGCCACACCCCCTTCAACCCCTGTTCCCTCGGTTACGAACCCCAGGGAGACACCTGTGCTG ACGTGGACGAGTGTGAGCAGGACCTGCACGACTGCCAGCCCAGCCAGCTGTGCATCAACACCGCCGGCTCCTTCACCTGCCAGTGTCCGGATGGGTACCGCAAGATCGGCACCGAGTGCGTGG ACATTGACGAGTGTCGGTACCGGTACTGCCAGCACCGCTGCGTGAACTCGCCGGGCTCCTTCTCCTGCCAGTGTGAGCCCGGCTTCCAGCTGGCGGGGAACAACCGCTCCTGCGTGG ATGTGGACGAGTGTGACATGGGTGCCCCCTGTCAGCAGCGCTGTTATAACACCTATGGGACCTTCGCCTGCCGCTGTGAGCAGGGCTACGAGCTGGGAGAGGATGGCTTCGCCTGCAATG ACATCGACGAGTGCAGCTACTCCAGCTACCTGTGCCAGTACCGCTGTGTGAACGAGCCCGGCCGCTTCTCCTGCGTCTGCCCAGAGGGGTACCAGCTGCTGGGCACCCGGCTGTGCCAGG ACATCAACGAGTGCGAGACGGGGGCTCACCAGTGCAGCGAATCCCAGACCTGCGTCAACATCCACGGGGGCTACCAGTGTGTGGAGACAAACCGCTGCCAGGAGCCCTACGTCCAGGTGTCGGACAA CCGCTGCGTGTGCCCGGTGACGAAGCCGGGGTGCCGGGAGCTGCCCTTCTCCATCGTCCACCGGTACATGAGCATCACGTCTGACCGCTCCGTCCCCTCCGACATCTTCCAGATCCAGGCCACCAGCGTCTACCCCGGCGCCTACAACACCTTCCGCATTCGCTCCGGAGACGAGCAGGGGGACTTCTACATCCGG CAAATCAACAACATTAGCGCCATGCTGGTGCTGGCCCGCGCTGTGACCGGGCCCCGCGAGTTCGTCCTGGACCTGGAGATGATCTCCGTCAACCCCCTGATGAGCTACCAGACCAGCTCCGCACTGCGGCTGGCCGTCTACGTGGGGCCCTACGCCTTCTAG
- the fibpa gene encoding fibroblast growth factor (acidic) intracellular binding protein a: MTMELDVFVGNTTIMDEEVYQLWLDGYTVSDAVAIRMKSGILEQCGTTQDVLESDTMDHYRTFQMAERLLHNPAKLSNQLLFQIPPQRQAMLIERYYAFDEAFVREVLGKKLSKGTKKDLDDVSAKTGITLKSCRRQFDNFKRVFKVVEEMKGPLVENIQQHFLLSDRLARDYAAIVFFANSRFETGKKKLQYLTFEDFAFCASQLIQYWTVGAVDSMVEDMDVDLDKEFLQDLKDLKILITDKDMLDQHKSLVCTALRGKVQVFAEMEANFKNLSRSLVNIAAKLMHTKDARDLFIDLVEKFIEPCRSDRWILNDVRVFLTQYTNSARALDAFRHQAIWERYMGVMKSCILKMYHE, encoded by the exons ATGACCATGGAGCTGGATGTCTTTGTGGGGAACACCACCATCATGGACGAGGAGGTCTACCAGCTGTGGCTGGATGGGTACACTG TGAGCGATGCTGTAGCCATCAGGATGAAGAGTGGGATTCTGGAGCAGTGTGGAACCACGCAGGACGTCCTGGAGAGCGACACCATGGATCACTACCGTACCTTCCAGATGGCCGAGCGCCTTCTACACAACCCGGCCAAGCTGAGCAACCAGCTGCTGTTCCAGATCCCCCCCCAGAGACAGGCCATGCTGATTGAGAG GTACTACGCGTTTGACGAGGCGTTTGTGCGCGAGGTTCTGGGCAAGAAACTGTCCAAGGGCACCAAGAAGGACCTGGACGACGTCAGCGCCAAGACCGGCATCACGCTGAAGAGCTGCCggcgccag TTTGACAACTTCAAGCGGGTGTTCAAGGTGGTGGAGGAGATGAAGGGCCCCCTGGTGGAGAACATCCAGCAGCACTTCCTGCTGTCCGACCGGCTGGCCCG GGACTACGCTGCCATCGTCTTCTTCGCCAACAGCCGCTTCGAGACGGGCAAGAAGAAGCTGCAGTATCTCACCTTCGAGGACTTTGCCTTCTGCGCCAGTCAGCTTATCCAGtactggactgtgggagcagTGG ACTCCATGGTGGAGGACATGGATGTTGATCTGGACAAGGAATTCCTGCAGGATCTGAAGGACCTCAAGATCCTCATCACAGATAAAGACATGCTGGACCAGCACAAGAG TCTGGTCTGCACGGCGCTGCGGGGGAAGGTACAGGTGTTCGCGGAGATGGAGGCGAACTTCAAG AACCTGTCGAGAAGCCTGGTGAACATCGCAGCCAAGCTGATGCACACGAAGGACGCGCGGGATTTGTTCATCGACCTCGTGGAGAAG TTCATCGAGCCGTGTCGCTCGGACAGGTGGATTTTGAACGATGTCCGAGTCTTCCTGACTCAGTACACCAACTCTGCACGCGCCCTCGATGCCTTCAG GCACCAGGCCATCTGGGAGCGGTACATGGGCGTCATGAAGAGCTGCATCCTGAAGATGTACCATGAGTAG
- the ccdc85b gene encoding coiled-coil domain-containing protein 85B translates to MGSGDAERAQRELGRLSDEDLLRSSKEELVARLRREEADKIAALLQRGRLIAEVNRQLQGHLLEVRELKAVNQRLQQDNRELRDLCCFLDDDRLKAKRLAREWQLFGQHAARVLRDDLGGYLQKLAELERLQGALLRENLDLKELCLVLEEECVGRAEGSPAGSSELSLPCLARDLGDGSSSTGSVGSPDQLHAACSPED, encoded by the coding sequence ATGGGCAGCGGCGACGCCGAGCGGGCGCAGCGCGAGCTGGGCCGCCTGAGCGACGAGGACCTGCTGCGCAGCTCGAAGGAGGAGCTGGTGGCGCGGCTGCGGCGCGAGGAGGCGGACAAGATCGCCGCCCTGCTGCAGCGCGGCCGGCTGATCGCGGAGGTGAACCGGCAGCTGCAGGGCCACCTGCTGGAGGTGCGCGAGCTCAAGGCCGTCAACCAGCGGCTGCAGCAGGACAACCGCGAGCTGCGCGACCTCTGCTGCTTCCTGGACGACGACCGGCTGAAGGCCAAGCGCCTGGCGCGCGAGTGGCAGCTGTTCGGCCAGCACGCGGCCCGCGTGCTGCGCGACGACCTGGGCGGCTACCTGCAGAAGCTGGCGGAGCTGGAgcgcctgcagggggcgctgctgCGCGAGAACCTGGACCTGAAGGAGCTGTGCCTGGTGCTGGAGGAGGAGTGCGTGGGCCGGGCCGAGGGCAGCCCGGCCGGCTCCTCCGAGCTCAGCCTGCCCTGCCTGGCGCGCGACCTGGGCGACGGCAGCTCCAGCACGGGCAGCGTGGGCAGCCCGGACCAGCTGCACGCCGCCTGCTCGCCGGAGGACTGA